A window of the Longimicrobiales bacterium genome harbors these coding sequences:
- the priA gene encoding primosomal protein N' — translation MLVEVALPVPPARTFTYRAEEEVAPGTRVRVQFGGRRLIGWVVGPARPGRRAPDRIRTIERVLEQAPSVTPELLALCRWAADYYFASLGIMLRTAVPTLLTETARTKEPVRTRRVVRIARELPSLQQRDETFGRARRQRECYEVLEASGGSLDAAHLADELGFSSAVLNGLVEKQLVTVHDEPLVRDPFASMPPQPPSTHTPTAAQAEAIARLVAATHAAAAPLGGAAQDTEPGGDSVAQLLAASTAPLPHLLLGVTGSGKTLVYIELLKEVLRQERGAIVLVPEIALTPQTVARFRAEFGDVVAVLHSALSDGERYDAWRALRNGERRVAIGARSAIFAPVANLGAIIVDEEHEASYKQSEAPRYHARELAVVRARLAGAVCVLGSATPSLESWHNVGRGKYELLRLPDRVEGRPLPPVQVVDLRRRIEDAQSHGRGVAARTSSPHVSSAPRQDGSLSPVLVDAIRQRLARDEQTILLLNRRGYSTFVQCRSCGAVWHCPQCNVTLTYHRARRRLVCHYCFHEEAPPERCDRCGSADLSYRGVGTEQVEREVAERFPHARIARMDVDTTSAKWAHHEILERVERGEIDILLGTQMIAKGLDFPGVTLVGVVNADIAMNLPDFRASERTFQLLTQVAGRAGRGPKGGDVIVQTSLPHHYAIECAVTHDFEGFAQHELAERRSPPYPPLARLLNVVLSGTDERAVTDTAQHCASWLQSALPPQAPVELIGPAPCAIDRVRGRWRWHLVVRSSAARAIGAAGRLLQRYPLRPGRAELRLILDRDPVSLL, via the coding sequence ATGCTCGTAGAAGTCGCGCTGCCGGTGCCGCCGGCGCGCACCTTCACCTACCGTGCGGAGGAGGAGGTCGCGCCCGGCACGCGTGTGCGCGTGCAGTTCGGCGGACGCAGGCTGATCGGCTGGGTCGTGGGCCCCGCGCGGCCGGGGCGCCGTGCGCCGGACAGGATCCGCACGATCGAGCGCGTACTGGAGCAAGCACCGAGCGTCACGCCCGAGCTGCTCGCCCTCTGCCGCTGGGCCGCCGACTACTACTTCGCGTCGCTGGGCATCATGCTGCGGACCGCCGTGCCCACGCTGCTCACCGAGACCGCGCGCACGAAGGAGCCCGTGCGCACCCGGCGCGTCGTCCGCATCGCGCGCGAGCTGCCCAGCCTGCAGCAGCGTGACGAGACGTTCGGTCGCGCGCGTCGCCAGCGCGAGTGCTACGAAGTGCTCGAGGCGAGTGGCGGGTCCCTCGATGCCGCGCACCTCGCGGACGAGCTGGGCTTCTCGTCGGCCGTGCTCAACGGACTCGTGGAGAAGCAGCTCGTCACGGTGCACGACGAGCCGCTCGTGCGTGATCCCTTTGCGTCCATGCCGCCGCAGCCGCCATCGACGCACACGCCAACGGCGGCGCAGGCGGAAGCGATCGCGCGACTGGTCGCCGCGACGCACGCGGCCGCAGCACCGCTCGGCGGCGCAGCCCAGGACACGGAACCCGGCGGCGACAGCGTCGCACAGCTCCTGGCCGCATCGACGGCACCCCTGCCGCACCTGCTGCTGGGCGTGACCGGCTCCGGCAAGACGCTCGTCTACATCGAGCTGCTCAAGGAAGTGCTGCGCCAGGAGCGCGGCGCGATCGTGCTCGTGCCCGAGATCGCGCTCACGCCCCAGACGGTCGCGCGCTTCCGCGCCGAGTTCGGCGACGTCGTCGCCGTCCTGCACTCGGCGCTCTCCGACGGCGAGCGCTACGACGCGTGGCGTGCGCTGCGCAACGGGGAGCGGCGGGTCGCGATCGGCGCGCGTTCCGCGATCTTCGCCCCGGTGGCCAACCTCGGCGCGATCATCGTGGACGAGGAGCACGAGGCGAGCTACAAGCAGTCGGAAGCGCCGCGTTACCATGCGCGCGAGCTTGCCGTCGTGCGCGCGCGGCTCGCGGGCGCGGTCTGTGTGCTGGGCAGTGCGACGCCGTCGCTGGAGAGCTGGCACAACGTCGGGCGCGGCAAGTACGAGCTGCTGCGGCTGCCCGATCGTGTCGAGGGGCGGCCGCTTCCACCGGTGCAGGTCGTCGACCTGCGCAGGCGCATCGAGGACGCGCAGTCGCACGGCCGTGGGGTGGCTGCACGCACGAGCAGCCCGCACGTGAGCAGCGCGCCCCGGCAGGATGGCAGCCTTTCACCCGTGCTGGTCGATGCGATCCGCCAGCGACTCGCGCGCGACGAGCAGACGATCCTGCTGCTCAACCGGCGCGGCTACTCCACCTTCGTGCAGTGTCGCTCGTGCGGCGCGGTATGGCACTGCCCGCAGTGCAACGTGACGCTCACGTACCATCGCGCCCGACGGCGTCTCGTCTGCCACTATTGCTTTCACGAGGAAGCGCCGCCGGAACGCTGCGACCGCTGCGGCAGTGCGGACCTGTCGTATCGCGGCGTGGGCACGGAGCAGGTCGAACGGGAGGTCGCGGAGCGCTTCCCGCACGCGCGCATCGCGCGCATGGACGTCGACACGACCTCTGCGAAATGGGCGCACCACGAGATCCTGGAGCGCGTGGAACGTGGCGAGATCGATATCCTGCTCGGCACCCAGATGATTGCCAAGGGACTCGATTTCCCGGGCGTCACGCTCGTCGGCGTCGTCAATGCGGATATCGCGATGAACCTGCCGGATTTCAGGGCGAGCGAACGGACGTTCCAGCTGCTGACACAGGTCGCCGGCCGGGCCGGCCGGGGGCCGAAGGGCGGGGACGTCATCGTGCAGACGTCGCTGCCGCACCACTACGCGATCGAGTGCGCGGTCACGCACGACTTCGAGGGTTTCGCGCAGCACGAGCTGGCCGAGCGGCGCAGCCCACCCTATCCACCGCTCGCCCGGCTGCTCAACGTGGTGCTGAGCGGCACGGACGAGCGCGCCGTCACCGATACGGCGCAGCACTGCGCGAGCTGGCTGCAGTCCGCACTGCCGCCGCAGGCCCCGGTCGAGCTGATCGGGCCTGCGCCCTGCGCCATCGACCGGGTGCGCGGCCGCTGGCGCTGGCACCTCGTGGTGCGCTCGAGCGCAGCGCGCGCGATCGGTGCGGCCGGCCGGCTGCTGCAGCGCTACCCCCTCCGGCCCGGTCGAGCGGAGCTGCGCCTGATCCTCGACCGCGATCCGGTATCGCTCCTGTAA
- a CDS encoding histone deacetylase: MSIRRVGLVMHPACGRHDTGWGHSEHQGRLPAIVRALEQDTPALLEHMVHVEPQPIELDMLLRVHTPRHVDTIRACAAQAAHTGELQRLDPDTVVSAASWDAALAAAGCAWEAARMLYDGDADASFALARPPGHHAMPDRAMGFCLFNNVAAAARAVQHRGAGRVLIVDFDVHHGNGTQDVFYEDPSVYFLSLHQSPWYPGTGSAQERGAGAGRNTTRNVPLAAGTDGPTYLRAMEDALSAVLDEFTPEMVLVSAGYDCMARDPLGGLLLEPGDVHALVTMICEAASSARARTMCVLEGGYDPARTGTAVVQTIRALAGLPPL; the protein is encoded by the coding sequence TTGAGCATCCGCCGCGTCGGGCTCGTCATGCACCCGGCGTGCGGCCGGCACGACACCGGCTGGGGTCACAGTGAGCACCAGGGCCGCCTGCCGGCGATCGTGCGCGCGCTCGAGCAGGACACACCCGCGCTGCTCGAGCACATGGTGCACGTCGAGCCGCAGCCCATCGAGCTGGACATGCTGCTGCGCGTGCACACGCCCCGGCACGTGGACACCATCCGCGCGTGCGCCGCGCAGGCCGCCCACACCGGTGAGCTGCAGCGCCTGGATCCCGACACGGTCGTTTCTGCTGCAAGCTGGGATGCAGCGCTGGCCGCTGCCGGCTGCGCATGGGAGGCGGCACGCATGCTGTACGACGGCGACGCCGATGCCTCCTTCGCGCTCGCGCGGCCGCCCGGCCACCACGCGATGCCGGATCGCGCGATGGGCTTCTGCCTGTTCAACAACGTGGCCGCGGCCGCGCGGGCGGTGCAGCACCGCGGCGCGGGTCGCGTGCTGATCGTCGACTTCGACGTACATCACGGCAACGGCACGCAGGACGTCTTCTACGAGGATCCGTCCGTCTATTTCCTTTCGCTGCACCAGTCGCCCTGGTACCCGGGAACCGGCTCGGCACAGGAGCGCGGCGCCGGCGCGGGCAGGAACACGACGCGCAACGTCCCGCTCGCCGCGGGCACGGATGGCCCGACGTACCTCCGCGCGATGGAGGATGCGCTGTCCGCCGTCCTCGACGAGTTCACGCCCGAGATGGTCCTGGTGTCCGCGGGGTACGATTGCATGGCTCGCGATCCGCTGGGCGGCCTGCTGCTCGAGCCGGGCGACGTCCACGCCCTGGTCACGATGATCTGCGAGGCGGCCTCATCCGCACGCGCCCGGACGATGTGCGTGCTGGAGGGAGGCTACGATCCCGCCCGCACCGGCACGGCCGTCGTACAGACCATTCGGGCCCTGGCCGGACTGCCGCCGCTGTGA
- a CDS encoding M24 family metallopeptidase, whose product MSDFSHLRSHLPEIQAALRDAGLGGWLLFDLHARNSAAMGVLGLGDLTRRYFVLIPPEGAPRALTHRIEQHPFAHWAWEKQQYSSWRELHAALPWLIGDAKRVGMEISANGAVPAMDLVPAGIVELIRGTGVEVVTSGDLVSQFASSWTDAQLASHKRASAVLAQVAHSNFERLARTLREGLRPTERDLREWVLADLAERGAGVGADTITANGVNAANPHYELEGRGAEFKEGDVVLLDLWSKESDDMVYADQTWMACLGRSVPARAREVFEAVRDAREAAVKYVQDAFEAGRDVQGYELDDAARSVIRERGFGDYFIHRTGHSIDRSTHGMGPNIDNFETHETRRLVRGVGFSIEPGIYIPGEIGVRSEINMYIDESGPIVTTPGPQSEMLALL is encoded by the coding sequence GTGTCAGACTTCAGCCACCTCCGCAGCCATCTTCCGGAGATCCAGGCCGCCCTGCGCGACGCCGGTCTCGGCGGGTGGCTGCTCTTCGATCTGCATGCGCGCAACTCGGCGGCGATGGGCGTGCTCGGCCTGGGTGACCTGACGAGGCGCTACTTCGTGCTGATTCCGCCCGAGGGTGCCCCCCGCGCGCTGACACACCGCATCGAACAGCACCCGTTCGCACACTGGGCCTGGGAAAAGCAGCAGTACAGCAGCTGGCGGGAATTGCACGCGGCGCTGCCATGGCTGATCGGCGACGCGAAGCGCGTCGGCATGGAGATCTCCGCGAACGGTGCGGTCCCCGCGATGGACCTCGTGCCCGCCGGCATCGTCGAGCTGATCCGCGGCACCGGCGTCGAGGTCGTGACGTCGGGTGACCTCGTCTCCCAGTTCGCGTCGAGCTGGACGGACGCGCAGCTCGCCTCCCACAAGCGGGCGAGTGCGGTACTGGCGCAGGTCGCGCACTCCAACTTCGAGCGGCTCGCCCGTACGTTGCGTGAAGGGCTGCGTCCCACCGAGCGCGACCTCCGCGAATGGGTCCTCGCCGACCTGGCCGAGCGAGGCGCGGGCGTCGGGGCGGACACGATCACGGCCAACGGCGTGAACGCCGCGAACCCCCACTACGAGCTGGAGGGCCGCGGCGCCGAGTTCAAGGAAGGCGACGTCGTGCTCCTCGACCTCTGGTCCAAGGAGTCCGACGACATGGTCTACGCGGACCAGACCTGGATGGCCTGCCTCGGCCGCAGCGTGCCCGCACGGGCGCGCGAGGTCTTCGAGGCGGTGCGCGACGCGCGCGAGGCCGCAGTGAAGTACGTCCAGGATGCGTTCGAGGCCGGCAGGGATGTGCAGGGCTATGAGCTGGACGACGCGGCGCGCAGCGTCATTCGCGAGCGCGGCTTCGGTGATTACTTCATCCATCGCACGGGCCACTCGATCGACCGCTCCACGCACGGCATGGGCCCGAACATCGACAACTTCGAGACGCACGAGACCCGCCGGCTGGTGCGCGGTGTCGGGTTCTCGATCGAGCCGGGAATCTACATCCCGGGCGAGATCGGCGTCCGCAGCGAGATCAACATGTACATCGACGAGAGCGGTCCGATCGTGACCACGCCGGGCCCCCAGTCGGAGATGCTCGCACTGCTGTGA
- a CDS encoding GvpL/GvpF family gas vesicle protein, whose translation MNDPHAHEGGPVDAHTTLDAAGEPQGARAHQALYFYGIARARSWRGGRISSTDGDVQRVRYRDLEALVAPATYDLPPFDDEHLLAHQRVLEAAMHRGSVLPAPYGIVFRGRRQLIHMMQDQYVAIDEGLSFLDGYWELRVHISSPAAAEAAPELADAAMQIYSEMRRRARAAVPFPSEGRRLVSAAFLVERTGWIEFVEHADDLGVAHPELSFDVTGPWPAYDFVHISP comes from the coding sequence ATGAACGATCCGCACGCGCACGAGGGCGGTCCCGTGGACGCGCACACGACGCTGGACGCCGCAGGCGAACCGCAGGGGGCACGTGCGCACCAGGCACTGTACTTCTACGGCATCGCCCGCGCGCGCAGCTGGCGTGGCGGCCGCATCAGCAGCACGGACGGCGACGTGCAGCGCGTGCGCTACCGCGACCTGGAGGCGCTCGTCGCACCGGCGACGTACGACCTGCCGCCCTTCGATGACGAGCACCTCCTCGCGCACCAGCGCGTGCTCGAGGCCGCGATGCACCGTGGCAGCGTGCTGCCCGCGCCCTACGGCATCGTGTTCCGCGGCCGTCGCCAGCTCATCCACATGATGCAGGACCAGTACGTCGCGATCGACGAGGGCCTCTCCTTCCTCGACGGCTACTGGGAGCTGCGCGTGCACATCAGCTCGCCTGCAGCGGCCGAGGCCGCGCCGGAGCTTGCCGACGCCGCGATGCAGATCTACTCCGAGATGCGCCGCCGTGCGCGCGCGGCTGTGCCATTTCCCTCCGAAGGCCGGCGGCTGGTGAGCGCGGCGTTCCTGGTCGAGCGCACCGGCTGGATCGAGTTCGTCGAGCATGCCGACGACCTGGGCGTCGCGCACCCCGAGCTGAGCTTCGACGTGACCGGTCCGTGGCCGGCATACGATTTCGTCCACATCAGCCCCTGA